From a region of the Agromyces ramosus genome:
- the tmk gene encoding dTMP kinase, translating into MSPTGLFITLEGGDGSGKTTQAERLAEWLAGEGRTVLRTREPGGTEVGIEVREIVLHHRGDITPRAEALLYAADRAHHVATVVRPALGRGDVVIQDRYIDSSVAYQGAGRVLDPDAVRRLSEWATEGLRPDLTILLDLDADAARGRLDEARTRFDRLEAEASEFHDRVRSAYLELAAAEPERFLVIDAALPVDEIAAAIRDRVAGLL; encoded by the coding sequence GTGAGTCCGACGGGCCTCTTCATCACCCTCGAAGGCGGCGACGGCTCGGGCAAGACCACGCAGGCCGAGCGGCTCGCCGAGTGGCTCGCGGGCGAGGGCCGCACGGTGCTGCGCACCCGTGAGCCAGGGGGCACCGAGGTGGGAATCGAGGTGCGCGAGATCGTGCTGCACCATCGGGGCGACATCACGCCGCGCGCCGAGGCGCTGCTCTACGCGGCCGACCGTGCGCACCATGTCGCCACGGTGGTGCGCCCCGCGCTCGGGCGCGGCGACGTGGTCATCCAAGACCGCTACATCGACTCCTCGGTCGCGTACCAGGGTGCCGGACGCGTGCTCGACCCCGACGCCGTTCGCCGCCTTTCGGAGTGGGCCACCGAGGGCTTGCGCCCCGACCTCACGATCCTGCTCGACCTCGATGCCGACGCCGCGCGTGGCCGCCTCGACGAGGCGCGCACACGATTCGACCGGCTCGAGGCCGAGGCATCCGAGTTCCACGATCGCGTTCGCAGCGCCTACCTCGAGCTCGCGGCCGCGGAACCCGAGCGCTTCCTCGTCATCGATGCGGCACTGCCGGTCGACGAGATCGCGGCGGCGATCCGCGACCGGGTGGCCGGGCTGCTCTGA
- a CDS encoding DNA polymerase III subunit delta' has translation MSVWSELTGQDAAIALFRAAAESARAPAGAGAQQMTHSWLVTGPPGSGRSNLAFAFATALISGDPDGDATTRIQVEARSHPDLHVLATEGVIIKRDDVREIVKRSHYSPSVGRHRVIIVEDADRMTEQTSNFLLKELEEPPERTVWILCAPSEADLIPTIRSRVRSVRLQVPSITDVAALLERRDGVDPVLAERAAREAQSHIGMAHRLATNDEARRRRRETLELALAVRSAATAVATAARFLEIAGEDAKAITELRDAEERANALHSLGVAPGQAVPSALRPQLKALEDDQKRRATRSLRDGIDRILVDLSSLFRDILLVQLAADVELVNREMLAAIEAAAASASPARTLATLDAIQEARTRIDGNVAPALALEAMLVSAIRRPTTERGAA, from the coding sequence GTGAGCGTATGGAGTGAGCTGACAGGGCAGGATGCCGCGATCGCCCTGTTCCGCGCCGCAGCGGAGTCAGCGCGCGCGCCGGCTGGCGCCGGCGCCCAGCAGATGACGCATTCCTGGCTCGTCACCGGCCCCCCGGGTTCCGGGCGCTCCAACCTCGCCTTCGCCTTCGCCACGGCACTCATCTCGGGCGACCCCGACGGCGACGCGACGACCCGCATCCAGGTCGAGGCCCGCAGCCATCCCGACCTGCACGTGCTCGCGACCGAGGGCGTCATCATCAAGCGCGACGACGTGCGCGAGATCGTGAAGCGCTCGCACTACTCGCCGTCGGTCGGCCGGCACCGCGTCATCATCGTCGAAGACGCCGATCGCATGACCGAGCAGACCTCGAACTTCCTGCTGAAAGAACTCGAAGAGCCGCCGGAACGCACCGTATGGATCCTCTGCGCGCCGAGCGAAGCCGACCTCATCCCGACCATCCGCTCACGGGTGCGCTCGGTGCGCCTGCAGGTGCCGAGCATCACGGATGTCGCGGCGCTCCTCGAGCGGCGCGACGGCGTCGATCCCGTGCTCGCCGAGCGCGCAGCACGCGAGGCGCAGAGCCACATCGGCATGGCGCACCGACTCGCCACGAACGACGAGGCGCGGCGCCGCCGCCGCGAGACGCTCGAACTCGCGCTCGCCGTGCGCTCTGCGGCGACCGCGGTCGCCACGGCAGCGCGCTTCCTCGAGATCGCCGGTGAAGACGCGAAGGCCATCACCGAGCTCCGCGACGCCGAAGAGCGCGCCAACGCCCTGCACTCGCTCGGCGTCGCGCCCGGCCAGGCGGTGCCGTCAGCGCTGCGCCCGCAGTTGAAGGCGCTCGAAGACGACCAGAAGCGCCGCGCGACGCGGAGCCTCCGCGACGGCATCGATCGCATCCTCGTCGACCTCTCCTCACTCTTCCGCGACATCCTGCTCGTGCAGCTCGCCGCCGACGTCGAGCTCGTCAACCGCGAGATGCTCGCCGCGATCGAGGCGGCTGCGGCATCCGCGAGTCCCGCCCGCACACTCGCGACGCTCGATGCCATCCAAGAGGCGCGCACCCGCATCGACGGCAACGTGGCGCCCGCGCTCGCGCTCGAGGCGATGCTCGTCTCGGCGATCCGACGACCGACCACCGAACGAGGGGCCGCATGA
- a CDS encoding alpha/beta hydrolase — MTARPTQPITRRMPRGGRRAAVAAGIAALLALSGCSPSFFGSPQQPDSTPTGEQVDAELEPFYTQVLEWESCGEAMGCATATAPLDWENPDAGEIELALVRHLATGDRIGSLLVNPGGPGGSGYDFVKDTLAFAVGEPLQQRFDVVGFDPRGVSRSTAVACYDDAAMDEFLYGVIPAERGSDEWITAAGANARAFGEACSDQTGDLLANVDTVSAARDLDLLRAILGDEELNYLGYSYGTFLGATYAELYPEKVGRLVLDGAIDPSASDFDVNQAQAVGFEGSLRGYLEQCLAGDDCPFDGTVDAAMDEVGRLLASVDQSPLRGSDGRMLGADALFTAIIYPLYSPDTWLYLNDLFETVMFGDADVALTFADAYYGRDADGTYLDNSFEAFRAVNCLDYTYQSDVAVMRENAALLAEAAPTMGPYMAYGDLGCANWPYRAERERSQIHAEGAAPILVVGTTGDPATPYDWAVALAEQLESGVLVTYDGEGHTAYNKSNACVSDAVESYFIDGTVPAEDPKC; from the coding sequence ATGACCGCCAGACCGACGCAACCGATCACGCGACGCATGCCCCGAGGCGGGCGTCGGGCGGCCGTCGCCGCAGGCATTGCAGCACTGCTGGCCCTCAGCGGCTGCTCGCCCTCGTTCTTCGGCTCCCCGCAGCAGCCCGATTCCACACCAACGGGCGAGCAGGTCGACGCCGAGCTCGAGCCCTTCTACACGCAGGTGCTCGAGTGGGAGTCGTGCGGCGAAGCGATGGGCTGCGCCACCGCCACGGCGCCGCTCGATTGGGAGAACCCCGACGCCGGCGAGATCGAGCTGGCGCTCGTGCGCCACCTCGCCACGGGCGATCGCATCGGCTCCCTGCTCGTGAACCCCGGAGGGCCAGGCGGCTCGGGCTACGACTTCGTGAAGGACACGCTCGCGTTCGCCGTCGGCGAGCCCCTGCAGCAGCGCTTCGACGTCGTCGGATTCGACCCCCGCGGCGTCAGTCGCTCGACCGCGGTCGCCTGCTACGACGACGCCGCGATGGACGAATTCCTCTACGGCGTCATCCCCGCCGAGCGCGGCAGCGACGAATGGATCACCGCGGCCGGCGCGAACGCTCGAGCCTTCGGCGAGGCCTGCAGCGACCAGACCGGCGACCTGCTCGCCAACGTCGACACCGTGAGTGCGGCTCGCGACCTCGACCTGCTGCGAGCGATCCTCGGCGATGAGGAACTCAACTACCTCGGCTATTCCTACGGCACCTTCCTCGGTGCGACGTATGCCGAGCTCTACCCCGAGAAGGTCGGCCGGCTCGTGCTCGACGGGGCGATCGACCCGTCGGCGAGCGACTTCGACGTGAACCAGGCGCAGGCGGTGGGTTTCGAGGGCTCGCTTCGCGGCTACCTCGAGCAGTGCCTTGCGGGCGACGACTGTCCATTCGACGGCACCGTCGATGCCGCCATGGACGAGGTCGGCCGCCTCCTGGCATCCGTCGACCAGAGTCCGCTGCGCGGAAGCGACGGGCGCATGCTGGGCGCAGACGCGCTGTTCACCGCGATCATCTACCCGCTCTACAGTCCCGATACGTGGCTCTACCTCAATGACCTGTTCGAGACGGTGATGTTCGGCGACGCCGACGTCGCGCTCACCTTCGCCGACGCCTACTACGGCCGTGACGCCGACGGCACCTACCTCGACAACTCCTTCGAGGCATTCCGAGCCGTCAACTGCCTCGATTACACGTACCAGTCCGACGTCGCGGTCATGCGCGAGAACGCGGCGCTGCTCGCCGAGGCGGCGCCGACGATGGGCCCGTACATGGCCTACGGTGATCTCGGCTGCGCGAACTGGCCGTACCGGGCCGAGCGCGAGCGCAGCCAGATCCATGCCGAGGGTGCGGCCCCGATCCTCGTGGTGGGCACCACCGGCGACCCAGCGACCCCCTACGACTGGGCCGTCGCACTCGCTGAGCAGCTCGAGAGCGGGGTGCTCGTCACCTACGACGGAGAGGGCCACACGGCGTACAACAAGTCGAATGCGTGCGTGAGCGACGCCGTCGAGTCGTACTTCATCGACGGCACGGTGCCGGCCGAAGACCCGAAGTGCTGA
- a CDS encoding GDSL-type esterase/lipase family protein, giving the protein MTTKSRTRRLATLVSASFLIAGTAIFSALPAQAAPGQPGSSSGKVAYAALGDSYAAGVGGGEYLDPCFRSPNSYASIVADGPGMVHVALRGCASASTTDVVRTQLAGLDHRTKLVTLTVGANDLGLDALSAACLGGPIDLCLAAIAAAQANLGPLAASLSATLAAIDAAAPKATVIVTGYPLLVNAPADQMQALVNAGVAALNDVIEATVMAAGDDFVYVDVESEFAGHGLGSADPWLVGPPAPDAFHPNAAGYAAYADAILAAI; this is encoded by the coding sequence ATGACCACGAAGTCGAGAACCCGGCGTCTTGCGACGCTCGTCAGCGCGTCATTCCTCATCGCCGGTACGGCGATCTTCAGCGCTCTCCCCGCGCAGGCTGCACCCGGCCAGCCGGGGTCCTCGTCGGGCAAGGTGGCGTATGCCGCCCTCGGGGACTCGTATGCCGCCGGAGTGGGTGGCGGGGAGTACCTCGACCCCTGCTTCCGGAGCCCGAACAGCTATGCCTCGATCGTTGCCGACGGGCCGGGGATGGTGCACGTCGCGCTGCGCGGCTGCGCCAGCGCGTCCACAACGGACGTCGTGCGGACGCAGCTCGCGGGGCTCGACCACCGCACGAAGCTCGTGACGCTCACCGTGGGAGCGAACGACCTCGGACTCGATGCACTCAGCGCGGCCTGCCTGGGCGGGCCGATCGACTTGTGCCTGGCCGCCATCGCGGCCGCTCAGGCGAACCTCGGCCCGCTCGCCGCGTCACTCAGCGCGACGCTCGCGGCGATCGATGCGGCAGCGCCGAAGGCGACCGTCATCGTCACCGGATATCCATTGCTCGTGAACGCCCCGGCCGACCAGATGCAAGCGCTCGTGAACGCGGGAGTGGCCGCGCTCAACGACGTCATCGAGGCGACCGTCATGGCTGCGGGAGACGACTTCGTGTACGTGGACGTCGAGTCGGAGTTCGCCGGCCACGGCCTCGGGAGTGCCGATCCTTGGCTGGTCGGGCCGCCCGCCCCCGACGCATTCCACCCGAACGCGGCGGGTTACGCCGCCTACGCGGACGCGATCCTCGCGGCGATCTGA
- a CDS encoding Gfo/Idh/MocA family protein, with the protein MTDRLRWGILATGGIARLFTNDLKLNGFTVQAVGSRSQQSADAFAAEFEIPTAHGSYEALVADPDVDVIYVSTPHPMHASNAMLALEAGKHVLIEKPFAVNAGEAQAIADLARAKGVLVLEAMWTRYLPHMVRIREIIAAGTLGEVRTLMADHTQLLSDDPTHRINALELGGGALLDLGIYPISFAWDLFGEPVTVQATATFKGTGADAQVATVFGYEGGRVASTLSASDTKGPNVASVLGTLARIDIDEVWYTPTSFRVVAADGTVIEEYSSEVVGRGMHFQAEAVERLVAEGNLTGDVLPIDETVAILGTLDAIRGQIGLRYPGE; encoded by the coding sequence ATGACGGATCGACTGCGCTGGGGCATTCTCGCAACGGGCGGCATCGCCCGCCTCTTCACGAACGACTTGAAGCTCAACGGCTTCACCGTGCAGGCGGTCGGATCACGCTCGCAGCAATCGGCCGACGCGTTCGCGGCGGAATTCGAGATTCCGACCGCCCACGGCAGCTACGAGGCGTTGGTCGCCGATCCCGACGTCGACGTCATCTACGTGTCGACGCCGCATCCGATGCACGCCTCGAATGCGATGCTCGCGCTCGAGGCGGGCAAGCACGTGCTCATCGAGAAGCCGTTCGCCGTCAACGCCGGCGAGGCGCAGGCCATCGCCGATCTCGCTCGTGCGAAGGGCGTGCTCGTGCTCGAGGCGATGTGGACCCGGTACCTCCCGCACATGGTGCGCATCCGCGAGATCATCGCAGCCGGCACCCTCGGCGAGGTGCGCACGCTCATGGCCGACCACACGCAGTTGCTCTCCGACGATCCCACGCATCGCATCAACGCGCTCGAGCTCGGCGGCGGCGCGCTGCTCGATCTCGGCATCTATCCGATCTCGTTCGCCTGGGATCTCTTCGGGGAGCCCGTCACCGTGCAGGCGACGGCGACGTTCAAGGGCACCGGCGCCGACGCGCAGGTGGCCACCGTCTTCGGATACGAGGGTGGCCGCGTCGCGTCGACGCTCTCGGCGAGCGACACGAAGGGGCCGAACGTCGCCTCCGTGCTCGGCACCCTCGCACGCATCGACATCGACGAGGTCTGGTACACCCCGACCTCGTTCCGAGTGGTGGCTGCCGACGGCACCGTGATCGAGGAATACAGCTCGGAGGTCGTGGGTCGCGGCATGCACTTCCAGGCCGAGGCCGTCGAGCGGCTCGTGGCCGAGGGCAACCTCACGGGCGACGTGCTCCCCATCGACGAGACGGTGGCGATCCTGGGCACCCTCGACGCGATCCGCGGGCAGATCGGGTTGCGCTACCCGGGCGAGTAG
- a CDS encoding D-alanyl-D-alanine carboxypeptidase/D-alanyl-D-alanine-endopeptidase, with translation MHPHRAPVFLTSVATFAKQHRLALAMAGGVLAVALLGTGAVFAGSALAPDGDADPVAVTAPTPTPTPTADPARPVPAAAAPASRIRTCSVADRAADGRLANLQAQVMNAATGEVLYDRGGTTSSRTASVMKVLTSAAALAVLGPDHRATTTVVKGAEPGSVVLVGGGDVTLSRTPSGTETVYPGAAHLDELARQVRDAWAADPSNPPLTKLVLDASFFSGDEWEPSWEIAERELGYMSNITALMVDGDRDDPGSNTSWRSPDPVGRAGDAFAGELGGISVIERGTAPAGAQQLGQVASPTVAQLVDKALVVSDNTVAEMLARLVAIETGSGNTFTAINAGVLQGLAAYGLDTTGITVVDGSGLSDNNAVPPSYLTRLFVKINAREAHLGVIMDGLPVSGQRGSLSYSDRFSGDSAVADGAVFAKTGWIDSGYTLSGVVHAQDGATLTFAIYALGDVSDDTKQAIDILTTGFFLCGDNLSNR, from the coding sequence GTGCATCCGCACCGAGCGCCGGTGTTCCTGACATCCGTGGCGACGTTCGCCAAGCAGCACAGGCTGGCGCTGGCGATGGCCGGCGGCGTGCTCGCCGTCGCGCTCCTCGGCACGGGGGCGGTGTTCGCCGGTTCGGCGCTGGCCCCTGATGGCGACGCCGACCCGGTCGCGGTCACTGCTCCCACGCCGACGCCGACGCCGACCGCCGACCCCGCGAGGCCCGTACCGGCCGCCGCCGCGCCGGCCAGCCGCATCCGCACGTGCTCCGTCGCCGACCGCGCCGCCGACGGTCGCCTCGCGAACCTGCAGGCGCAGGTGATGAACGCGGCGACCGGCGAGGTGCTGTACGACCGCGGTGGCACGACCTCGTCGAGGACCGCGAGCGTCATGAAGGTGCTCACCTCGGCGGCGGCGCTGGCGGTGCTCGGCCCCGACCATCGCGCCACGACGACGGTCGTCAAGGGTGCGGAGCCGGGCTCGGTCGTGCTCGTCGGCGGGGGTGACGTCACGCTCTCGCGCACGCCGAGCGGCACCGAGACGGTGTACCCCGGAGCGGCGCACCTCGATGAGCTCGCACGTCAGGTGCGCGACGCCTGGGCGGCCGACCCCTCGAATCCGCCGCTCACCAAGCTCGTGCTCGACGCGAGCTTCTTCAGCGGCGACGAGTGGGAGCCCAGCTGGGAGATCGCCGAGCGCGAGCTCGGCTACATGTCGAACATCACCGCCCTCATGGTCGACGGCGACCGCGACGATCCCGGCAGCAACACCTCGTGGCGCAGCCCCGATCCCGTGGGCCGCGCGGGCGATGCGTTCGCGGGTGAACTCGGCGGCATCAGCGTGATCGAGCGTGGAACCGCACCTGCCGGTGCGCAGCAACTCGGCCAGGTGGCATCACCGACCGTCGCGCAGCTCGTCGACAAGGCACTCGTCGTCTCCGACAACACCGTCGCAGAGATGCTCGCCCGCCTCGTCGCGATCGAGACGGGCTCGGGCAACACCTTCACGGCGATCAACGCCGGCGTGCTCCAGGGCCTCGCCGCATACGGCCTCGACACGACCGGCATCACCGTGGTCGACGGCTCGGGGCTGAGCGACAACAACGCGGTGCCGCCGTCGTACCTCACGCGGCTCTTCGTGAAGATCAATGCTCGCGAGGCCCACCTCGGCGTCATCATGGACGGCCTGCCCGTCTCAGGCCAGCGCGGGTCGCTCTCGTACAGCGACCGCTTCTCGGGTGACAGCGCGGTCGCCGATGGTGCGGTCTTCGCGAAGACCGGCTGGATCGACTCCGGCTATACGCTGTCGGGCGTGGTGCATGCTCAAGACGGCGCGACGCTCACCTTCGCGATCTACGCGCTCGGCGACGTGTCGGATGACACGAAGCAGGCGATCGACATCCTGACGACCGGCTTCTTCCTCTGCGGCGACAACCTCTCGAACCGATGA
- a CDS encoding M20/M25/M40 family metallo-hydrolase, with product MTHGAEVAALTRRLVAIDATNPSLVPGGAGERELAHLIAEWLIARGFEARLLGADPARPSVLARRRGTGGGRTLLLAGHLDTVGGAGIGAGEVGRPERGGPVAPADRIVGRGAYDMAGGLAAAMIAASTAPAGLQGDLVLAFAADEEFGSVGMEELLATMGADAGVEASVDRLLPDAAVVLEPTDLEVTLAHRGFAWYRVEYEGRAAHGSQPALGIDAIDRAIDGLIALRALGSRLDAAPEHPLLGTGSVRVATIEGGSDAATVADRCVLVVERRTLPGEADPRAELERVLAPSQPERVVPLVARPAMEADADSPIARAVLAAVERVTGRPAVRRGDPWWTDAGLIAEAGIPAVLVGAAGGGAHADEEWVSIDSLDRLVEVLEGVILAICGQNGS from the coding sequence ATGACGCACGGTGCCGAGGTCGCGGCGCTCACCCGGCGCCTCGTCGCGATCGATGCGACGAACCCCTCACTCGTGCCCGGCGGTGCCGGCGAGCGGGAACTCGCCCACCTCATTGCCGAATGGCTCATCGCGCGCGGATTCGAGGCGCGCCTGCTCGGCGCCGACCCTGCCCGTCCGAGCGTGCTCGCGCGCCGGCGCGGCACGGGCGGCGGCCGAACGCTGCTGCTCGCCGGGCATCTCGACACGGTGGGCGGCGCGGGAATCGGCGCGGGCGAGGTGGGCCGGCCGGAGCGCGGCGGTCCGGTTGCCCCTGCCGACCGCATCGTCGGCCGTGGCGCGTACGACATGGCGGGCGGACTCGCCGCCGCGATGATCGCCGCGTCCACCGCACCCGCCGGGCTCCAGGGCGACCTCGTGCTCGCCTTTGCCGCCGACGAGGAGTTCGGGTCCGTGGGCATGGAGGAGCTGCTGGCGACGATGGGTGCCGACGCCGGCGTGGAGGCATCCGTCGACCGGCTACTGCCCGATGCCGCGGTGGTGCTCGAGCCGACCGACCTCGAGGTGACGCTCGCCCACCGCGGGTTCGCCTGGTACCGCGTCGAGTACGAGGGCCGCGCGGCACACGGCTCGCAACCCGCTCTCGGCATCGACGCGATCGACCGGGCGATCGACGGGCTCATCGCCCTGCGCGCGCTCGGTTCCCGGCTGGACGCCGCACCGGAGCATCCGCTGCTCGGCACCGGCAGTGTGCGGGTCGCGACGATCGAGGGCGGATCCGATGCCGCGACCGTCGCCGACCGGTGCGTGCTCGTGGTCGAACGCCGCACCCTGCCGGGGGAGGCCGACCCGCGTGCCGAGCTGGAGCGGGTGCTCGCGCCGTCGCAGCCGGAGCGCGTCGTGCCACTCGTCGCCCGGCCGGCGATGGAGGCCGACGCCGACTCGCCGATCGCCCGGGCGGTGCTGGCCGCCGTCGAGCGGGTGACGGGCCGACCGGCGGTGCGCCGCGGCGATCCCTGGTGGACCGACGCGGGGCTCATCGCCGAGGCTGGAATCCCGGCCGTGCTCGTCGGAGCGGCCGGTGGCGGCGCCCACGCCGACGAGGAATGGGTGTCGATCGACTCGCTTGATCGGCTCGTCGAGGTGCTCGAGGGGGTCATCCTGGCCATCTGCGGTCAGAATGGTAGCTAA
- a CDS encoding isochorismatase family protein — MSRALFVIDVQNDFTEGGALGVDGGAAVAAGVTELLSRHRGEYDLVVASRDWHSAENDNGGHFAVDAEPDFVDTWPPHCVAGTDGAEYHPALDTELVDVHIRKGQGVPAYSIFEGTDDAGDTISEVLTSHGVTDIDMVGIATDYCVRASTLDALEHGQHVRVFTDLIAGVADASSAAALAELGHAGAEIAESTVLDEAGR, encoded by the coding sequence GTGAGCCGCGCATTGTTCGTCATCGACGTGCAGAACGACTTCACCGAAGGCGGTGCACTCGGCGTCGACGGCGGCGCCGCCGTGGCGGCCGGCGTGACCGAGCTGCTCTCCCGTCACCGCGGCGAGTACGACCTCGTCGTGGCATCCCGCGACTGGCACTCGGCTGAGAACGACAACGGCGGGCACTTCGCGGTCGACGCCGAGCCCGATTTCGTCGACACGTGGCCGCCGCACTGCGTCGCCGGCACCGACGGCGCCGAATACCACCCGGCGCTCGACACCGAGCTGGTCGACGTGCACATCCGCAAGGGCCAGGGCGTTCCCGCGTACTCGATCTTCGAGGGCACGGATGACGCGGGCGACACGATCAGCGAAGTGCTCACCTCGCACGGAGTCACCGACATCGACATGGTCGGCATCGCGACCGACTACTGCGTGCGCGCGAGCACGCTCGACGCACTCGAGCACGGGCAGCACGTGCGCGTCTTCACCGACCTCATCGCCGGCGTCGCCGACGCGAGCTCCGCTGCCGCGCTCGCCGAACTCGGCCACGCCGGAGCCGAGATCGCCGAATCGACCGTGCTCGACGAGGCCGGCCGGTGA
- a CDS encoding alpha/beta fold hydrolase, translated as MRVAGNAKAPTLYAEAPDGVLVGYHVHGRDEGGGGGAADAALPPVLLVHGFASTGQVTWEGTGWVSALLAAGRAVITLDLRGHGESDKPVDADSYTPELLGADLLAVLDSAGADLVDVIGYSMGNRVVSALTSLAPDRVRRVVIGGAGPRELFASWDLDDARAVLLRGEPARNPVIEQVLRPAIAAGADREALLACIAGVQGSPLSIPGDTPTLFVAGENDPVPEGAQELAREWGSDYVSIPGRDHVSTLTARAFKDAAIAFLA; from the coding sequence GTGAGGGTGGCCGGCAACGCGAAGGCACCGACCCTCTACGCGGAAGCGCCCGACGGCGTGCTGGTCGGGTACCACGTGCACGGCCGCGACGAGGGTGGCGGTGGCGGGGCCGCCGATGCCGCGCTGCCGCCGGTGCTCCTCGTGCACGGCTTCGCCTCCACTGGGCAGGTCACGTGGGAGGGCACGGGCTGGGTGAGCGCGCTGCTCGCGGCGGGGCGCGCGGTGATCACGCTCGACCTCCGCGGTCACGGTGAGAGCGACAAGCCGGTCGACGCCGACTCGTACACGCCCGAGCTGCTCGGTGCCGACCTCCTCGCAGTGCTCGACTCCGCCGGGGCCGACCTGGTCGACGTGATCGGCTACTCGATGGGCAACCGGGTCGTGTCGGCGCTGACGAGCCTCGCCCCCGACCGGGTGCGGCGAGTCGTCATCGGCGGTGCAGGGCCGCGAGAGCTCTTCGCATCATGGGATCTCGACGACGCGCGCGCGGTGCTCCTCCGCGGCGAGCCCGCGCGCAATCCGGTCATCGAGCAAGTGCTGCGACCGGCGATCGCCGCCGGTGCCGACCGCGAGGCGCTCCTCGCCTGCATCGCGGGCGTCCAAGGCTCCCCGCTCTCGATCCCGGGCGACACTCCGACGCTCTTCGTCGCCGGCGAGAACGATCCGGTCCCCGAGGGAGCGCAGGAGCTCGCTCGCGAGTGGGGGAGCGACTACGTCTCGATCCCGGGGCGCGACCACGTGTCGACGCTCACCGCGCGCGCCTTCAAGGACGCCGCGATCGCGTTCCTCGCCTGA
- the hpaD gene encoding 3,4-dihydroxyphenylacetate 2,3-dioxygenase, translating to MQIPEPVVTTTDPIPAPAPANRIPTPSATPPDIVRAAYMELIVTDLAASRAFYVDVLGLVVTEEDDDAVYLRSMEEFIHHNLVLRAGPVAAAAAFSYRVRTPEDLDRAVAFYEELGCRVERRTEGFTKGIGDSVRVEDPLGFPYEFFHEVEHVERLAWRYDLYTPGTLVRLDHFNQVTPDVPRAVAYMEDLGFRVTEDIQDEAGTTYAAWMRRKPTVHDTAMTGGDGPRMHHMAFSTHEKHNIIAICDKLGALRLSDVIERGPGRHGVSNAFYLYLRDPDGHRVEIYTQDYYTGDPDNPVVTWDVHDNQRRDWWGNPVVPSWYTDASLVLDLDGNPRPVVARTDDSEMEVTIGADGFSYTRKDDEAHGFKLGNTL from the coding sequence ATGCAGATCCCCGAACCCGTCGTCACGACGACCGATCCGATCCCGGCGCCCGCTCCCGCGAATCGCATCCCCACCCCTTCCGCAACGCCGCCCGACATCGTGCGCGCCGCCTACATGGAACTCATCGTCACCGACCTCGCCGCCTCGCGTGCGTTCTACGTGGACGTGCTCGGGCTCGTGGTGACCGAGGAGGACGACGACGCGGTCTACCTCCGATCGATGGAGGAGTTCATCCACCACAACCTCGTGCTGCGGGCGGGCCCGGTGGCCGCCGCCGCCGCATTCTCCTACCGGGTGCGGACCCCCGAGGACCTCGATCGCGCGGTCGCCTTCTACGAGGAGCTCGGATGCCGCGTCGAACGCCGCACCGAGGGTTTCACGAAGGGCATCGGCGACTCGGTGCGCGTCGAGGACCCGCTCGGATTCCCGTACGAGTTCTTCCACGAGGTCGAGCACGTCGAGCGCCTCGCCTGGCGCTACGACCTCTACACGCCCGGCACGCTCGTGCGGCTCGACCACTTCAACCAGGTCACGCCCGATGTGCCACGCGCCGTCGCGTACATGGAGGACCTCGGATTCCGCGTGACGGAGGACATCCAGGACGAAGCGGGCACGACGTATGCGGCATGGATGCGCCGCAAGCCGACCGTGCACGACACTGCCATGACCGGCGGCGATGGCCCCCGCATGCACCACATGGCGTTCTCGACGCACGAGAAGCACAACATCATCGCGATCTGCGACAAGCTCGGCGCGCTTCGCCTGTCGGATGTGATCGAGCGCGGGCCCGGCCGTCACGGCGTCTCGAACGCGTTCTACCTGTACCTGCGCGACCCCGATGGGCACCGTGTCGAGATCTACACGCAGGACTACTACACGGGCGACCCCGACAACCCCGTCGTCACCTGGGACGTGCACGACAACCAGCGCCGCGACTGGTGGGGCAATCCGGTGGTGCCGAGCTGGTACACGGATGCCTCGCTCGTGCTGGACCTCGACGGCAACCCGCGGCCCGTGGTCGCCCGCACCGATGACTCCGAGATGGAGGTCACGATCGGCGCCGACGGCTTCTCGTACACCCGAAAGGACGACGAGGCGCACGGATTCAAGCTCGGCAACACCCTGTAG